A window of Thermococcus aggregans contains these coding sequences:
- a CDS encoding 4Fe-4S dicluster domain-containing protein encodes MKYPVINENLCKGCGICVEVCPKQVLIISPTKINTKGLNIAEVQAPEKCIGCKLCEIVCPDFAITIVEEGG; translated from the coding sequence ATGAAGTATCCTGTTATTAATGAAAACCTGTGTAAAGGATGTGGTATATGTGTCGAGGTATGTCCAAAACAAGTGCTCATAATATCTCCAACTAAGATTAATACAAAAGGCCTAAATATTGCAGAAGTACAAGCTCCTGAAAAGTGCATAGGTTGCAAGTTATGTGAAATAGTATGTCCCGATTTTGCAATAACAATTGTTGAAGAAGGGGGCTAA
- a CDS encoding amidohydrolase, whose amino-acid sequence MEDKKLALKGATIYTMSGLGIVKEGVILIKNGKIEKVGGKDLEIPEDYEVIDVSGKIITPGLVDAHAHIGLFEEGLRWEGNDGNEMTDPITPHLRVIDGIKPDDPAFEMAREFGITTVGILPGSANPIGGMGAAIKTYGRTVEDMLVKFPMGMKMAFGENPKNVYGVTQKKMPQTRMANAALIREWLYKTKTYIEKKEKAKEDPDKAPEFDIRLEALEAVLKGEIPIRAHAHRASDILTAIRIAEEFGVKIVIEHGTEAYKIADIIAKKGIPVVHGPLLLPRHKPELRNLTIESPVILAKAGVEFALSTDALGQVIFELPIMAAIAVRKGLAPDVALKSMTIVPAKILGIEDRVGSIEEGKDADLVVFSGDPLDIRNKAEMVLINGEIVYSE is encoded by the coding sequence ATGGAAGATAAAAAACTTGCATTGAAAGGAGCAACAATTTATACTATGTCAGGTTTGGGAATCGTAAAAGAGGGTGTAATCCTGATAAAAAATGGTAAAATCGAAAAAGTTGGGGGAAAAGACCTTGAGATTCCAGAAGATTACGAAGTGATAGATGTTAGCGGAAAGATAATTACCCCCGGGCTTGTAGATGCTCACGCACACATAGGGCTCTTTGAAGAAGGGCTTAGATGGGAAGGGAACGATGGAAACGAAATGACTGATCCGATAACTCCCCACTTACGTGTTATAGATGGTATCAAACCTGATGACCCAGCGTTTGAAATGGCAAGAGAATTTGGAATAACTACAGTTGGAATTCTCCCTGGTAGTGCAAATCCAATAGGAGGAATGGGTGCCGCAATAAAAACATACGGTAGAACAGTTGAGGACATGCTTGTTAAATTCCCAATGGGTATGAAAATGGCATTTGGAGAGAACCCAAAAAACGTCTATGGTGTTACCCAGAAGAAAATGCCGCAAACTAGAATGGCAAATGCAGCATTAATAAGGGAATGGTTGTACAAAACAAAAACTTACATAGAAAAGAAAGAAAAAGCAAAGGAAGACCCAGATAAGGCTCCAGAGTTTGACATAAGACTTGAGGCGCTTGAAGCCGTTCTAAAAGGAGAAATCCCAATTAGAGCTCATGCACACAGAGCAAGTGATATCTTAACAGCAATACGGATTGCCGAAGAGTTCGGAGTAAAGATAGTCATAGAACACGGAACTGAGGCTTATAAGATTGCAGATATAATAGCAAAGAAAGGAATTCCAGTAGTTCATGGGCCGCTCTTACTTCCTAGACACAAGCCAGAGCTTAGGAATCTTACTATTGAATCTCCGGTAATACTTGCAAAAGCGGGGGTCGAATTTGCACTTAGTACAGACGCACTTGGCCAAGTGATTTTCGAGTTACCGATTATGGCTGCAATCGCTGTAAGGAAGGGCCTTGCTCCTGATGTAGCTCTCAAAAGCATGACTATAGTTCCCGCAAAGATACTCGGTATTGAGGATAGGGTAGGTAGCATAGAGGAAGGCAAAGACGCCGACCTTGTAGTGTTCAGTGGAGACCCACTAGACATTAGAAACAAAGCCGAAATGGTACTGATAAACGGGGAAATTGTGTATTCTGAATAA
- a CDS encoding ATP-grasp domain-containing protein produces MKLFEFQAKEIFRKYNIPTSTSSYLIKNAEEVNAILDKLQLPCVLKAQVLSGGRGKAGGVKIAKTKEEISKLVEQIFNLVINGEKTCAILIEDYVNIEKELYTSITIDTTTNNVTILASSLGGIDIEELTLKHPEMIFKMNVDPFVGIKTYQARLLARKLGLSGRLVNVYAHILTSMYRILRDYDAELVEINPLALTKSGELVAVDAKIVLNEPAKYRHQETFEQLEKEQEALGITRNLKEIKLKELGCSAYIDFEKEGIALISDGAGIGMYAYDTICQLGGSVASYCELGLANTPEKISRVLEIVSSDPKTRVLLINWFGGANIMDEMCKGIIQFREKNNSIPIIVRVAGTNFDKAHEMLKNANIFVTEDINEAVNKVISFSGGIS; encoded by the coding sequence ATGAAACTCTTCGAATTCCAAGCAAAAGAAATATTTAGGAAGTATAATATACCAACAAGTACTTCCAGTTACTTAATTAAAAATGCTGAAGAGGTCAATGCAATCTTGGATAAACTACAACTACCTTGTGTTCTCAAAGCCCAAGTTCTTAGTGGTGGAAGAGGAAAAGCAGGAGGTGTCAAAATAGCAAAAACTAAAGAAGAAATTTCTAAACTAGTAGAACAGATTTTTAATTTAGTGATCAATGGAGAAAAAACTTGCGCAATTCTAATAGAAGATTATGTCAATATCGAGAAAGAGCTTTATACTAGTATAACTATAGACACCACAACTAACAACGTTACGATACTTGCTTCTTCTCTTGGTGGCATCGATATTGAAGAACTAACCCTTAAGCATCCTGAAATGATCTTTAAAATGAATGTAGATCCGTTTGTTGGGATAAAGACATACCAAGCAAGGCTTCTTGCAAGAAAACTTGGACTCTCAGGAAGACTAGTTAATGTATATGCACATATTTTGACTTCTATGTATAGAATACTCAGAGACTATGATGCTGAACTCGTAGAAATAAATCCCTTAGCATTAACGAAATCAGGAGAATTAGTAGCTGTAGACGCTAAAATAGTGCTGAATGAACCTGCCAAATATAGACACCAAGAAACTTTTGAACAGTTAGAGAAAGAGCAAGAAGCTCTTGGTATTACCAGAAATCTAAAAGAAATCAAGCTAAAAGAGCTAGGGTGCTCTGCATATATTGATTTTGAAAAAGAGGGAATCGCACTTATATCTGATGGGGCAGGTATTGGAATGTATGCATATGATACAATTTGTCAATTAGGTGGTTCAGTTGCTAGTTATTGTGAACTTGGATTGGCTAATACTCCCGAAAAGATAAGCCGAGTACTGGAGATAGTTTCAAGTGATCCAAAAACTAGAGTACTTCTAATAAACTGGTTTGGTGGGGCTAATATAATGGATGAAATGTGTAAAGGCATAATACAATTCAGAGAAAAAAACAATAGCATTCCAATTATAGTGAGAGTAGCTGGAACTAACTTTGACAAAGCACACGAGATGTTAAAAAATGCGAATATTTTTGTCACAGAAGATATTAACGAAGCTGTAAATAAAGTTATATCTTTCTCGGGAGGGATAAGCTAA
- a CDS encoding ABC transporter substrate-binding protein has product MKRKKVASFVLLFVLVASALLPGAKAATTEKANIFDYIHREPWMKPGGTFRWPMLGEANTLNPFTYTSSWEAMILDNVYDTLTIMTPDMKYVGRLAKDWSVSEDGKVWTFELFPNATWHDGKPVTAEDVAFTYNLLAEIGTQTRFADYAVVIDRAEAVDKYTVKIYLKEPYAPFLYSIASSIYIVPEHIWKEIDKTEIIQYKNEHPIGSGPFIFVEHKPQQYYKLKVNPNYHLGRPLIDEIIMPIISNPDAMLLAFKKGEVDVMTWSIPYSSIPQVEEIPDAHLHAVTEFGARYMYFNCQRWPMSEVKFRQAVHHAINQEEVVKVVYQGHALPGSLGRIPPTLAKWYNPNLPSKEEKYPYDLEKAAQLLDEIGFKDVDGDGWREAPDGSDVTLTLYSPSYDPLRVRWGQMIAENLKKIGVNVKYQPLEWTTLSNYLDSGNFDMLIIGGVGSLDPDILRMLFHSNGGWNKGHCTVPGLDELLDKQKSTVDYEERKKIVYEIQEILAENVPVLNMVHQQFIYAYSTKNWDGWTMSDITGPDNWFSLMNLYNKEINKQPSTSTSEQQTTTSETSAESQTTTKTETEGGGICGPASILGLALIPIVLRRRK; this is encoded by the coding sequence ATGAAAAGAAAAAAAGTAGCCAGTTTTGTTTTGTTATTTGTTCTAGTAGCATCAGCTCTGCTTCCCGGAGCTAAAGCCGCTACAACAGAAAAAGCCAACATCTTTGACTACATCCACAGGGAGCCGTGGATGAAACCTGGAGGAACGTTTAGATGGCCAATGCTGGGTGAGGCGAACACACTGAATCCATTTACTTACACATCTTCATGGGAAGCCATGATTCTGGACAATGTGTATGACACTCTTACTATAATGACACCAGACATGAAATACGTTGGTAGACTTGCTAAAGATTGGAGTGTCTCAGAAGACGGTAAAGTATGGACGTTTGAGTTATTCCCAAATGCCACATGGCATGATGGAAAACCAGTAACCGCTGAAGATGTTGCATTTACATACAATCTTCTAGCAGAAATTGGTACCCAAACAAGATTTGCAGATTATGCTGTTGTAATTGACAGGGCAGAAGCCGTGGATAAGTACACAGTAAAGATTTATCTAAAAGAGCCTTACGCCCCATTCTTGTACTCGATCGCGTCCTCAATTTACATAGTCCCAGAGCACATCTGGAAGGAGATAGACAAAACTGAAATCATTCAATACAAGAATGAACATCCTATAGGATCCGGACCGTTCATTTTTGTCGAACATAAGCCCCAACAATATTACAAACTTAAGGTGAATCCAAACTATCATCTTGGAAGGCCTCTTATTGATGAAATTATAATGCCAATAATATCAAATCCAGATGCAATGCTCTTGGCATTTAAAAAAGGAGAAGTAGATGTAATGACATGGAGTATTCCATACAGCTCCATTCCACAAGTTGAAGAAATTCCCGATGCTCATTTACACGCTGTAACTGAATTTGGTGCTAGGTATATGTATTTTAACTGCCAGAGATGGCCAATGAGCGAAGTGAAGTTCAGACAAGCAGTACATCACGCTATCAATCAGGAGGAAGTCGTTAAGGTAGTATATCAAGGACATGCACTACCGGGATCACTTGGAAGAATTCCTCCAACACTCGCAAAGTGGTATAATCCTAATCTTCCATCAAAAGAAGAAAAGTACCCATATGACCTCGAAAAGGCTGCACAATTGCTTGATGAGATCGGATTCAAAGATGTTGATGGAGATGGGTGGAGGGAAGCACCAGACGGGTCAGATGTAACCTTGACTCTATACTCTCCCTCTTACGATCCATTAAGAGTTAGATGGGGTCAGATGATAGCAGAGAACCTCAAGAAGATCGGTGTCAATGTTAAGTACCAGCCACTTGAATGGACAACACTTTCAAACTATCTCGACTCAGGAAACTTTGACATGCTGATAATAGGTGGAGTTGGCTCCCTTGATCCGGATATCCTCAGAATGTTATTCCATTCAAACGGTGGCTGGAATAAAGGACACTGTACGGTACCTGGACTAGACGAGCTTCTCGACAAACAGAAATCTACCGTAGATTATGAAGAGAGAAAGAAGATCGTATACGAGATTCAAGAGATACTAGCAGAAAATGTCCCAGTCTTAAATATGGTTCATCAACAGTTCATATATGCATACAGCACCAAGAATTGGGATGGCTGGACAATGTCTGATATAACCGGCCCAGACAACTGGTTTAGCCTCATGAATCTCTACAACAAGGAAATAAACAAGCAACCTTCGACATCAACCTCTGAACAACAAACAACAACTTCAGAAACTTCAGCAGAGTCTCAGACCACAACTAAAACTGAAACAGAAGGAGGAGGCATCTGCGGTCCAGCATCAATCCTAGGTCTAGCGCTAATCCCAATAGTGCTTAGAAGGAGGAAGTGA
- a CDS encoding ABC transporter permease produces MFASLEIIKAILTNKRGCIGLILLAIPFAMAIAPQYIAPYDPWEIVDTPFLPPSWEHPLGTNDIGQDVFSELVYGARISLLVGITAAVSTVTIGTLVGLVAGYYGGVIEEGLMAITDVMLLIPILPFMILLASILGQGYINIIITIAIFSWPGIARLVRSQVLSLKERDYVEAARALGASDRRIMFKHILPQLLPLLVAFTLMRVGGAMIAEASLSFLGLGDPSKKSWGAIIYWARNSGAISSGLWWWITSPGIMITITVLGFTQIGYAIEEYVNPRLKKM; encoded by the coding sequence TTGTTCGCCTCTCTAGAAATCATCAAAGCAATACTTACAAACAAAAGAGGTTGTATTGGATTAATCCTTCTGGCTATTCCATTTGCAATGGCAATCGCTCCACAATACATCGCTCCCTATGATCCTTGGGAGATTGTAGATACCCCATTTTTGCCTCCCTCCTGGGAGCACCCACTTGGTACAAACGACATAGGGCAAGACGTGTTCAGTGAGCTCGTATACGGAGCAAGAATTTCCCTATTAGTGGGTATTACTGCGGCAGTGTCTACAGTGACCATAGGAACACTAGTTGGATTAGTAGCAGGGTATTACGGAGGAGTAATCGAGGAAGGATTAATGGCAATAACCGATGTCATGCTACTAATTCCAATATTGCCCTTTATGATACTATTAGCTTCCATACTTGGACAGGGTTACATAAACATAATAATAACAATCGCGATATTCAGTTGGCCTGGAATTGCGAGACTAGTTAGATCTCAAGTGTTGTCATTAAAAGAAAGGGATTACGTAGAAGCGGCACGCGCACTTGGAGCCAGTGACAGAAGGATAATGTTTAAACACATACTTCCACAGCTGCTTCCTTTACTAGTCGCGTTTACATTAATGAGAGTCGGAGGTGCAATGATTGCAGAAGCTTCACTTAGCTTCCTAGGACTGGGTGATCCTTCTAAGAAATCATGGGGAGCGATTATTTATTGGGCTAGAAATTCAGGAGCTATTTCCAGCGGTCTCTGGTGGTGGATAACTTCTCCGGGTATCATGATAACAATAACGGTCCTTGGATTTACTCAAATTGGTTATGCAATTGAAGAGTACGTAAATCCGAGACTCAAGAAGATGTGA
- a CDS encoding DUF4392 domain-containing protein, which produces MASYETLGKWLDTLVNIDILGRGIIDKLYTGAYEKIGEPLIYRAAREIKEAVGKNDAVLIMTGFRTPPLYVQETDGPLGAASLARTIDICLGGKPILITEPVDASLRILKAAVRGVGLSVMPIEEICKESYKHSASIVGFPIDEEKAKEDAKRLLDELNPRAVIAIEKAGRNSKNVYHNQSGLDISKYHAKVEHIITEAQKRDILTIGIGDGGNEVGMGVIEDVVRKHVPYGDVCQCPCKGGIAATSKVDVLVTAAISNWGGYALSGMLARMCNKPEGLHTQENEDLMFTLVISEGAIDGDKGIVERSADNVELGIHKSVLALIRQILFHRPHPVIRGEIISV; this is translated from the coding sequence ATGGCATCTTATGAGACACTAGGTAAATGGTTGGACACACTTGTAAATATCGATATACTTGGGAGAGGTATAATAGACAAACTATATACTGGAGCATATGAGAAAATTGGTGAGCCTTTAATCTATAGAGCAGCAAGAGAAATCAAAGAAGCTGTGGGTAAAAATGATGCAGTTTTGATAATGACAGGCTTCAGAACACCCCCGTTGTATGTTCAGGAAACAGATGGTCCCTTAGGAGCTGCATCACTTGCCAGAACCATTGACATATGTCTGGGTGGCAAGCCAATACTCATAACAGAGCCGGTAGATGCCTCATTAAGGATCTTAAAAGCTGCAGTTAGAGGAGTTGGACTAAGTGTCATGCCTATTGAAGAAATCTGTAAGGAGTCGTATAAGCATTCTGCTTCAATTGTAGGATTTCCGATAGATGAAGAAAAAGCAAAAGAGGATGCAAAAAGACTTTTGGATGAACTAAACCCCAGGGCAGTAATAGCTATTGAAAAAGCAGGTCGTAACTCCAAGAATGTGTACCATAATCAGAGTGGATTGGACATTAGTAAATATCATGCCAAGGTTGAACATATAATCACTGAAGCTCAAAAAAGAGACATTTTAACTATAGGCATTGGGGATGGAGGTAACGAAGTAGGTATGGGAGTAATAGAGGATGTAGTAAGAAAGCATGTTCCCTATGGGGATGTGTGCCAGTGCCCTTGTAAGGGAGGAATAGCTGCAACTTCTAAAGTTGATGTGTTGGTGACAGCAGCCATTTCCAATTGGGGTGGCTATGCTCTTAGTGGCATGTTAGCTAGGATGTGCAATAAACCAGAGGGGTTACATACTCAAGAAAATGAAGATCTAATGTTTACTTTAGTCATAAGCGAAGGAGCCATTGACGGAGATAAGGGTATTGTTGAAAGATCGGCTGATAACGTAGAACTTGGCATACATAAGTCTGTTTTAGCACTAATCCGCCAGATATTGTTTCATCGCCCACATCCAGTTATTAGGGGGGAGATAATAAGTGTTTAA
- a CDS encoding pyridoxal phosphate-dependent aminotransferase — protein MRVVIDISEKLKKVEPSATVEVVTLARKLEEKGYDVISFGIGEPDFHTPRKIIEWAYEAMKEGYTHYTPPAGLKETREAIAEKYREENNVDATWENVIITPSKFGIFTAMASVLNPGDEVLIPNPGWVSYCQMAKLLDAKPIGYSVSIRDRAINEEEIKEKITNKTKMIVINSPSNPLGTVFSIEDMKFIRDIAQDKNLIVLSDEIYEKIIYEGRFISPASFEGMLERTIIVNGFSKMYAMTGWRIGYIIAPKTLTKEMTKFQSHTLTCAPAFAQVAVAKALRDDETQEEVKKMIEEYSRRRELVYNELKKIELFEAYKPKGTFYVFPKYNYPMKSSDFARMILEKKHVVVTPGSAFGSLGEGHVRISFATSRENIKKGMERIRELVEEL, from the coding sequence ATGAGAGTTGTGATTGATATTAGTGAAAAATTAAAAAAGGTTGAACCTTCAGCGACGGTAGAGGTTGTTACTCTCGCCCGAAAATTAGAAGAAAAGGGATATGACGTAATTTCCTTTGGTATAGGAGAACCCGATTTTCACACACCAAGAAAAATAATAGAATGGGCGTATGAGGCAATGAAAGAAGGGTATACTCACTACACACCTCCCGCAGGTTTAAAAGAAACAAGAGAAGCCATAGCTGAAAAATACAGAGAGGAAAACAATGTTGACGCTACTTGGGAAAATGTCATTATAACCCCCTCCAAATTTGGAATTTTTACAGCGATGGCTTCCGTTCTAAACCCTGGAGATGAAGTACTTATCCCTAATCCTGGCTGGGTATCTTACTGTCAAATGGCAAAACTTTTAGACGCCAAGCCTATAGGTTACTCTGTGTCCATAAGAGATAGGGCAATTAATGAGGAGGAAATAAAAGAAAAAATAACGAATAAAACAAAAATGATAGTTATCAATTCTCCCTCAAATCCCCTTGGAACAGTATTCTCCATTGAGGACATGAAATTCATTAGGGACATTGCTCAGGACAAGAATCTTATTGTGTTATCAGATGAAATTTATGAAAAAATCATTTATGAGGGGCGGTTCATATCTCCAGCTTCTTTTGAAGGTATGCTTGAGAGAACAATAATAGTTAATGGATTTTCAAAGATGTACGCAATGACTGGTTGGAGGATTGGTTACATTATAGCTCCAAAAACCCTAACTAAAGAAATGACGAAATTCCAATCTCATACGCTTACTTGTGCACCAGCTTTTGCACAAGTAGCAGTTGCAAAGGCTCTAAGGGATGATGAAACTCAAGAGGAAGTAAAGAAAATGATAGAGGAGTATTCAAGAAGAAGAGAACTGGTGTATAATGAACTTAAAAAGATAGAGCTTTTCGAAGCTTATAAACCAAAAGGTACTTTCTACGTCTTTCCAAAATACAATTACCCAATGAAGTCAAGTGACTTTGCAAGGATGATTCTTGAAAAGAAGCATGTTGTAGTTACTCCTGGCTCTGCTTTTGGAAGTTTAGGTGAAGGGCATGTTAGGATATCTTTTGCCACTTCGAGAGAAAACATTAAGAAGGGCATGGAAAGAATAAGAGAACTTGTAGAAGAACTTTAA
- a CDS encoding ABC transporter permease gives MGKWVYKVARKIIIRAIVFYIIVSITFVIPRLLPGGAFAYLAENPNISPELREALIKEFKLDQPLWEQYKVFIKEFFLHGNLGISFSRFEPVTKVIKEALPWTIVLVTTSVIVSALIGVFLGAIAAYRRGSLADSFLVSLAMFIRSMPSFWLGIVLLIIFGYYFGLAPLYGAYTYGAEHASWIEFVKDIIHHLWLPFVTLVILGFAGYFMLMRNSMLDVLGEEFILAAKAKGMPDKKILFKHALRPASLPVVTALAMDLGWSVSGAMLIEVVFSLPGVGKLLYDAVYMTDYPLLLGIVVYTSLLTLVLVTIVEFMYPIIDPRVSAQ, from the coding sequence ATGGGGAAATGGGTATATAAAGTCGCCCGAAAAATAATAATAAGAGCAATTGTATTTTACATAATCGTAAGTATAACATTTGTCATCCCAAGACTATTACCTGGAGGAGCCTTTGCGTATCTGGCTGAGAATCCCAACATTTCACCAGAATTGAGAGAAGCACTCATTAAAGAGTTCAAATTAGACCAGCCATTGTGGGAGCAATATAAAGTATTCATAAAGGAATTTTTCCTTCATGGTAATCTTGGTATTTCTTTCAGCAGGTTTGAACCAGTGACAAAGGTCATTAAAGAGGCGTTACCTTGGACAATTGTCCTCGTTACTACGTCCGTAATTGTATCCGCACTTATAGGTGTCTTTCTGGGAGCCATAGCCGCATATAGAAGAGGGTCTTTAGCGGACTCATTCTTAGTTTCTCTCGCCATGTTTATAAGGTCAATGCCAAGTTTCTGGCTGGGTATAGTGCTATTAATAATATTTGGCTATTATTTCGGACTAGCACCCCTATATGGGGCTTACACATATGGAGCAGAACATGCTAGTTGGATAGAATTTGTAAAGGATATAATCCATCATTTATGGCTCCCATTTGTGACTCTTGTTATTTTGGGGTTTGCAGGGTACTTTATGCTCATGAGAAACTCGATGTTAGATGTTCTAGGAGAAGAATTTATTCTAGCAGCTAAAGCGAAAGGAATGCCGGACAAAAAGATACTCTTCAAACACGCATTAAGACCAGCTAGTTTGCCAGTAGTTACAGCTCTTGCGATGGACTTGGGATGGTCAGTAAGCGGAGCAATGCTGATAGAGGTTGTCTTTTCATTGCCAGGAGTAGGAAAACTCCTTTACGACGCGGTATACATGACTGACTACCCGTTACTTCTTGGTATTGTGGTCTACACTTCCCTCCTAACCCTGGTGCTCGTGACAATAGTTGAGTTCATGTATCCAATAATAGATCCGAGGGTGAGTGCACAATGA
- a CDS encoding glycerophosphodiester phosphodiesterase family protein, translated as MIIAHRGLGDPEDSMSSFRRAVKRGFGIEFDVWKTADEELITLHDPEITLDGNKYSVKELTFKELKALAPYGKYVTRVEDIFREFPNAVFNVDIKDSEAVEDLKELLLQYEIEKAVISTTKIKILRALRGHEENLKLAFSIISRSSVAVVPFLKRHLGIFALHVPIDGIFYVGIANFRLLVKWIKSMGIKIGFWSYEADELKYLPLVADLGDYFISNNPLEVRNLLAHCYQAYFQL; from the coding sequence ATGATAATAGCTCACAGAGGTCTTGGGGATCCTGAGGATAGTATGAGTTCGTTTAGGAGAGCGGTTAAGAGAGGATTCGGGATAGAATTCGACGTATGGAAAACCGCAGATGAAGAGCTAATAACACTCCACGACCCGGAAATAACTCTAGATGGGAACAAATATTCTGTAAAAGAGCTTACTTTTAAAGAGCTTAAAGCACTTGCGCCTTATGGAAAATATGTAACGAGGGTAGAAGACATCTTTAGAGAATTCCCCAACGCTGTTTTCAATGTAGACATAAAAGATTCAGAGGCTGTTGAGGACTTAAAGGAACTTCTTCTCCAGTATGAAATTGAGAAAGCAGTAATATCTACGACAAAAATCAAGATACTCCGAGCTTTAAGAGGACATGAGGAGAATTTAAAGCTGGCTTTTTCTATAATAAGCAGAAGCAGTGTTGCAGTGGTGCCCTTCTTAAAAAGGCACCTTGGGATCTTTGCTCTTCACGTCCCCATAGATGGGATATTCTACGTTGGCATTGCAAACTTCAGGCTTCTTGTTAAGTGGATTAAAAGCATGGGAATAAAAATAGGCTTTTGGAGCTATGAAGCGGATGAGCTTAAATACCTTCCTTTAGTGGCTGATTTGGGAGATTATTTTATTTCCAACAACCCTTTAGAGGTCAGAAATCTTTTGGCTCATTGCTACCAAGCGTATTTTCAACTTTAA
- a CDS encoding succinate--CoA ligase subunit alpha yields the protein MVIEINNVKLDRNARVIVQGITGRIGSFQSKLMIDYGTNIVAGVTPGKGGMEIHGVPVYDTIFEAKEEKGPFDVAVAFVPPGSALDSCIEAIDGGVKLIVLPTADVPYLDSIKIIHYASEKDAKIVGPEAAGILIPHECKLGVHPVLPDKYFTKGPVGIVSRSGSLSYDMSKALSGAGIGQSAIVCIGGGPIWGTSMIDVIESLERDKDTEVILMLGEIGGTIEEEAAEYVKQNVSKPVIALIVGRCAPPGKSMGHAAAIIMKGRGTWDTKVQFLRNSGIYVAKTFEEVIENVKKYLKR from the coding sequence ATGGTAATTGAAATAAATAATGTTAAATTAGACAGAAATGCTAGAGTAATAGTTCAAGGAATAACTGGTAGAATTGGCTCGTTTCAGAGTAAATTAATGATTGATTATGGTACCAACATAGTTGCAGGTGTAACTCCCGGCAAAGGAGGAATGGAAATTCATGGAGTCCCAGTATATGATACAATCTTTGAAGCTAAAGAAGAAAAAGGACCTTTTGATGTAGCAGTAGCCTTTGTACCACCTGGTAGTGCCTTGGATAGTTGTATTGAAGCAATTGATGGTGGTGTTAAACTTATTGTGCTTCCAACTGCGGATGTTCCTTATCTTGATTCAATAAAAATAATACACTATGCTAGCGAGAAAGACGCAAAAATAGTAGGGCCTGAGGCAGCGGGAATTCTCATACCCCATGAGTGCAAACTGGGAGTTCATCCTGTACTTCCTGACAAATACTTTACTAAGGGTCCAGTTGGCATTGTGTCTAGAAGTGGTTCTCTCTCATATGACATGTCCAAAGCTCTCTCTGGGGCGGGGATAGGTCAATCTGCCATAGTATGTATAGGGGGCGGACCAATATGGGGAACTTCAATGATAGACGTGATTGAATCATTAGAACGAGACAAGGATACAGAAGTAATATTAATGCTTGGTGAGATAGGGGGTACTATCGAAGAAGAAGCTGCTGAATATGTTAAACAAAATGTATCAAAGCCTGTTATAGCTTTAATAGTGGGTCGGTGTGCTCCACCAGGAAAAAGTATGGGACATGCGGCAGCAATTATAATGAAAGGAAGAGGTACGTGGGACACTAAAGTACAATTCTTGAGAAATTCTGGCATATATGTTGCCAAAACCTTTGAGGAAGTTATAGAAAATGTTAAAAAATATCTAAAAAGGTAA